The following is a genomic window from Dryobates pubescens isolate bDryPub1 chromosome 29, bDryPub1.pri, whole genome shotgun sequence.
CGACCCCCATGCGGAAGCCGCGCTGGCGGCACTGCCTCAGGGTCTCGCTGGCGccgggcagcagctcccagttgcCGGCGCCGCAGTAGTCCTGGTAGAGCTTCTCTGCCATCAGCGTCAGCACTTTCTCTTCCTGCACACCCGAGAGCCTGAAGGTCTGCTTCACGACGTCGACCCACCACTGCCGGGAGCTGAGGCCCTGGCCCCGGCCGTAGTTGGGGAAGCGGCGGCTCTGCTCCCCGTACGCCTCCCGGAACGCCCGAGCGAGCGCCTCCGGCTGCACCGGCACGCCGTGAGCCCGGGCCTCGGCCGCGTAGCTCTCCCCCAGCGGCTGCCGCAGCCGCAGCAGGGTGTCCTTCACGTCCCACGTTAGCAAGCGGAGCCTAAGCATGGCTGCAGCACGGCTCGGGCTGAGGGGAACCTACAAGGAAGGCAGGGGAGAGCCCAGGGCTCGGCACGGAGCCTGCGCGGCTCAGCGGGGCGGTCGGAGCGGGGCGGGCGCTGGCCCTGTGCCCGTGTCACCCCCCCTGGTTTCGATGTCCTTCGGGGGGCCTCAGGCCCCCTCTAGGATACAGAAACGGTGAGGAAGGGCAGGCCCTGCGCTGAGACCCGTGGGGAAGTGTcaaccaggctggggcagcctggcgATGGGGGGCACACAGGGGTGTACCCAGCGTGTGGGGTGGGTGTACAGGGCACACGTGGGGCTGCGCCTGGGGTGTTTGGAACGATGGGGGGGGAGTGgtgcggggggcggggggggttgggtgtgcGCCCGCGGTGCTGGGGGGGATGTACAGGGCACAACCAGGGTTGTCCCGCAGTGCTGAGGGGATGCCCGGGGAGGGGTGCCCGGGGTGGGTGTGCACGGGGGTGATCGGGGGGCACAGCCGGGGCTGTCCCCGCGGTGCTGAGGAGGGGTACAGGGCACAGCCGGGGCTGTCCCCGCGGTGCTGGGGGTGTGCACGGGGGGGGTGTGCACGGGGGTGACCGCGGGGCACAGCGGGGCACAGCGGGGCACGCAGAGGTCCcggtgccccagggcagggacgCGCGGTCTCAGGGTCCCCCCCGCCCGCACCCACCTGCGCCGCTCCCCGGCCGCCCCGCCCTCGCCGCCGGAAGCCCcgccccagcacaggaagcccCGCCCCAAGCGGAAGTCCCGCCCTCaggcccgccccgccgccgccgccgcctcctgccGGAGCCAGCGCAGGAGCTGCGGCGTGAAGTAGGTGATGATGATGTCTGCCCCTGCGGAGAGAGGAGCCGCTGTAGCCGCCATGGCGGGGACAGGGGGGCAGGGTCGCGGGGACGGAGCAGGCCCCGGGCCCGCCGCAGGCCCCGGGCCCGCCGCCTCACCTGCGCGCCTGAAGGCCGTCATCGCCTCCCTGACTGCGGTCTCCAGGCTGAAGGCCCCGGCCTGGGCCCCGTGCCACAGCATGGCGAACTCCCCCGAGACGTGGTACACGGCCAGCGGGTGCGTGGGGTGCTGCGGGCAGCGCCGCAGGTCAGCCGGGGGGGTCCCCCCCTCCCGCTGACCCCACACTCCAGTACCCCCCGCAGTGCCCACGGCACACGTGAAAGCGAATCGCAGAGCCTCCGCTTCCAGTACCCGAGCTGGCCACCCCCTGGCGCCCCCCGTGCCTTTGCTGGCACACAACGAGCTTACTCGGGCCTTGACGTCCCTCACGAGGTCCAGGTAGGGCATCCCCGGCTTCACCATCAGCATGTCTGCTCCCTCCTGCACGTCCCGGTCCTGCCAGGGcaacacacacagcccccagggctcagggcacAAGGAACCCTTCCCAGCAAGGCTATGGTTAGGTTTGCCCAGGcaacacacacagcccccagggctcagggcacAAGGAGCCTTTCCCAGCAAGGCTAAGGTTAGGTTTGCCCAGAAGGTTTGGATTGATGGCTGGTTTTCCCAGGAGGGATCACAGGAGGCTTTGGTGAACTAGAGGCCACAGAAGCCGATGGGGCTGTGATGGAGGAGAGCCAACACTCCCCACACCAGGCACAAAGTGCCCTGGGGaaagctgagggctggaggtccTTGGACCTGATGCCCTAAGCCCCAGCAGGGTATGAGGTCAGCACAGGTTCCAGCACAGTGTCCTTAGGCCCacactggggagcagctctctggcaggctgctgggtcTCCTCTTTTGCTTGTGGAGAGGGAATCAGGatgccagcatggtggggttgggagggacctctggagctcatccagcccaaccccccctgctccagcagggcacccagggcagcttgcccaggagcacagtggccagggggagttggaagctctccagagcaggagactccacaacctctctgctccaggcctccagcagcctcacaggaaagatgttTTCTCTCCTGTTGAGATgtaacctcctgggttccagtttgtgcccagtgccccttgtccctgggcagcactgagaggagtctggccccagcctcttgacaCTCACAAAGACGACCCTGGACCATTCTGGCTGAtgtgcctccttccctccttggACCCCCCACACCTTGCTCCCCCCAAAGTGCTGCACCCTGGCCGTGACTGTTTGTCCCCTGGGCACCATGTGATGGTCTCCCAGGCCCCAGAGGCacagcccccccctcccctggctctgtgcctggctCACCACAGCCCGCAGGGCCAGGCCCCTGGCGCCGGGGGGCAGCTGGTAGCATCGCCGGTCTCCGAAGGCAGGCTTGGACTGAgcagcatccctgggggtgGGCAAGGCAGAGGGCAGGCCGTGAGGACCAGGATGGCTCTCACCTTGTGCAGCTTCACAAATGTGAGGGCAGGCACCTGAGccaccagggctggggaaaAGGGAATCTCCTGAGCTGCCTCAGGATCGCTCTGGGAGGTCTGTCAGGCCCAGGCCGTCCCTGGGAGCTCTCCTTCCAACAcccactgccctccccaggggctAGGGGAGAATCATGCCAgtctcctttccctcttctctgagGCAGGTCCCTCAGGGACACCCTGTTGGGGTCAAGATGTCCTTGGGATGAGGCCTTCACCAGCTGACTGTGCTGAGCCTTCCACCCGTGGGTTCCCTTTGGGGCAAGACTGGCTCTTGCAActcccctcctctgctggccttgctgccagcacccagggcagaggggtgagggggtgggACAGAGGATCACCCAAGCTGATCTTCCCACCAGCCAGCCTCTCCTGAGCAAGGTGCAGGTCTCCTTTGTGCCTTGGGAAGTAGGAGGGGAGCACCCAAAGCcatcagcatggcttcagctgtggcccaggctctgctctcaagTGACTGTCATGGGGGAACatgtcctgggcagcccagccctggctggggaccctcctggctgagGGACACCCACCTGAAGGGCCCATAGAAGCAGGAAGCAAACTTGGCACTGTAGCTCATCACTGAGacctgcagaggagagcagagctgtgagtgCCAcaagctgggtgctgcaccctggcagcagggcaggagccattCCCTCCCCTGGCTGTCTTCACagagtggcaggggctggaagggccctccagagatcacccaggccaaccaccctgccagagcaggggcacccagtgcagggcacccaggaaggtgtccaggagggccctgaaagtctccagagactgcagcacctctctgggcagcctgctccagggccctgccaccctcacagtgaagaagtttctcctcatgcttagAAGGcactttctgtgttccagttcatGCCCatggcctcttgtcctgtctctggggaccactgagaggaggctggcctcatcctgccacccacccttagCTATCTGTAAGCACTGAGAAGGTCCTcagcctccaggctaagcagccccagccctcagcctctcctgagagctgttccagtgccctcagcacctccctggccctgtgctggactcttctccAGTAGCTCTTTGTCCTCCTTGAGCTGGGAGCCCAGgatgggcactggtgaggcctcagcagcacagagcagtagCACCTTGGACTCCTTcctgtgccagaggcctggcagCTCGCTGGGCTGCAGTCCAGCCAAGGAGGTTCCCTTCCTGTgagcactggggcagggcagtgcctcccTCTGGGCCAGGAGAGGCTTTgtgcaggtgctgggtgctgcactggcacctctggcacccccagctcacCTTGTTGCCCAGGTCACTGGAGGCCAGAGCCCTCCTGATGGCAGCGATGCGGCCGTCCATCATGTCCGAGGGGGCAACGAcgtggcagcctgcaggagatggcactggtgcctggcactgccccagggaggcaccaggggtgccaggcactgccccagggaggcaccaggggtgccaggcactgccccaggcagggagaCACCAGGGGTGCCAGGCATTGCCCCAGGgaggcaccagggctgccaggcactgcccaggcagggaggcaCCAGGggtgccaggcactgccccagggaggcaccagggctgccaggcactgcccaggcagggagacagcactggtgccaggcactgccccagggaGACACCAGGggtgccaggcactgccccagggaggcaccaggggtgccaggcactgccccagggagacagcactggtgccaggcactgcccaggtAGGGAGGCACCAGGggtgccaggcactgccccagggagggagaCACCAGtgtgccaggcactgccccagggagacagcactggtgccaggcactgcccaggcagggaggcaCCAGGggtgccaggcactgccccaggggGACACCAGtgtgccaggcactgccccagggagacagcactggtgccaggcactgccccaggctgtggctctgcccgcagcaggaggtggcccaggcctggcagctctgtgtgccagcctggggagcaCAGGGGCACTTCCCCCCCAGGGTGGGGCCAGGCCCAGGCTCCTCTGTGCCCGCTGGGAGCCAGAGGGCCAAGGCTGAGCCGTGGGCACTGGTGCCAGCAGTCTGCTCACCTGCTCGGGCGTAGGC
Proteins encoded in this region:
- the HDHD3 gene encoding haloacid dehalogenase-like hydrolase domain-containing protein 3; this encodes MLRLRLLTWDVKDTLLRLRQPLGESYAAEARAHGVPVQPEALARAFREAYGEQSRRFPNYGRGQGLSSRQWWVDVVKQTFRLSGVQEEKVLTLMAEKLYQDYCGAGNWELLPGASETLRQCRQRGFRMGVVSNFDQRLEAILCQCNLRHHFDFVLSSEAAGFAKPDGRIFQQALRLGGVPPGQAAHVGDDYSRDYQAARAVGMHSFLLRAACQGEQPEVPPEHVLPTLSHLLALIEKG
- the ALAD gene encoding delta-aminolevulinic acid dehydratase, which produces MQAASILHSGYFHPVLRSWQCTTTAFDASNLIYPIFVTDSPDAVEPIPSLPGQARYGVNRLEEMLSPLVGDGLKCVLIFGVPSKVPKDERGSAADAEDSPAIQAVRKICSTFPELLIACDVCLCPYTSHGHCGILRADGSIQNELSCQRLAEVALAYARAGCHVVAPSDMMDGRIAAIRRALASSDLGNKVSVMSYSAKFASCFYGPFRDAAQSKPAFGDRRCYQLPPGARGLALRAVDRDVQEGADMLMVKPGMPYLDLVRDVKARHPTHPLAVYHVSGEFAMLWHGAQAGAFSLETAVREAMTAFRRAGADIIITYFTPQLLRWLRQEAAAAAGRA